From the Streptomonospora nanhaiensis genome, the window CCGGTCCGCTGCTGCGCGCCCTGCGCGGGGGGCTGCCCGAGGAGCTGGGGTGGCCGGCGTTCGACGCGGCCGTGGCGGAGTTGGGCGGGCCGGAGGGGGTGCTGCGGGTGTGCTCCTCTTGGCCGGTGTGCACCCTGGTGGGGCGCGAGCGCGCGATCGCGGTGGACCACGCGGGGCGGGTGGGTGCGCTGGAGTTGGAGCCGGCTGAGGGCGGGGTGCCGGTGGTGCGCCGCCTGGGGGAGCGGTTCCTGGTGGCGTATGCGGGCGAGGACGGGGGGCCGGGGTGGGCGTACTGGTCGGACCGGCCCGGTGAGCGCTTGGAGGTGGGTGGTGCGGGGGACTGGCGGGTGGCCGACTGGGCGCGGGAGTACTCCGTGCACTCGGTGAGCGAGTGGTCGGGGTACCGGCTGGCGGCGGTTCCGCCGCGCTGGCGGGACGAGGGGCAGTTGAGCGACGGCACCGGGGTGTGGCTGGCCGGGCGGCGGGGGCGCGCCATTGACTGGTTCGCGCTGTCGGGTGAGGGGGTGGCGGGGGAGGCGTCCCTGCCGGCGTTCTTCGCTGAGGGTCCGGGCGAGGGCTGGGCGTGGGAGCGCGAGAGCCTGTCGCTGGTGCGGCTGCCCGAGGGTGTGGAGTCGCCGCTGGGTCAGGCGGGCGGGCTGTCGGGGTTCCGGGTGGCCGCGGCGACCGAGCGGCCCGGGCGCTACTCCGACGACTACCTGGTGGAGGGGGTGGACGGGCGGCGGGCCCGCCACCACCGTGCGCGGGCGATGGGCCGGCCCTGGGGGGTCCTGCGCTTTCCCGGGTCGGGGGTGGAGTTGCTGGTCACCCGGGGGCACGGCAGTGTGCAGTTGGAGCGGGCCTGCTGCTATGCGGTGGAGGACGACACGTTGCAGTGGGAGGTGGTGACGGTGTGCGGCAAGCGGCGCCGGTGGTCGCGGGGTGATCTGCCGTTCTTCCCGCCGGTGGGGTTCTGGCACTTCCTGGGCCTGCGCGACGCCGGGTCCTCGCAGGCGCTGCGGCGGGTGGGCCTGGAGGAGGCGCGGGCGCTGGTGGCCGCCCACCGGTCCGGTGGTGCGGAGAAGGCGCTGGCGGTGCTGGACGAGCGGGTGCCCGGGGTGGTGCACGCGGAGGTCCGGCGGGGCGTGGCGCGGGTGGTGGCCGGCGCCGCCGCGCTGGCGGAGGGGTGTGCGGCGCTGGTGGAGCGGGTGCGCGCGGCGCGCGCCGGCTGAGCGGGGGTGGGGCGGCCCGGGCCGGGTGGGCCTGGGCCGCTTCAGTCCGCGGGCGGGGCGTGGTCGGGGTGGTCGGGGTCGGGGGGCGGGCCCGCCAGGCGGGTGTAGAGGGGGGCCAGGGCCGCGGCGAGGTCCTGGCCGGCGGCGGCGGGGGGCGGGGCCCAGGAGTGGGCGGGGGCGGCGGGCAGCGGCGGGGTGTCGGGGAGGGCGGGGGCGGCCCAGAAGGCGGCGGGGTCGTCGGCCGGGGCCTGGGGGGCGGGGTGGTGGGTGCGGGCGGCGCGGCCGACGCGTTCCAGCAGGTCCTCGCGGGTGCAGCCGCGCCAGGCGGCCACGGTGAAGGGGTCGCGTTCGACCTGGTCGGCCAGGGCGAGCAGCAGGGCGGCGGCGTGGGGGCAGGGGTCCTGCCAGGCGGGGCAGGAGCATACGCAGGCGATGTCGTCGAAGCGGCGGGGCAGCGCGGGCCAGCCCAGGAGTTCGCACACGCGTGCGGTCTCCACGGGCAGCAGCCCGG encodes:
- a CDS encoding SWIM zinc finger family protein: MTPRPAPPPPGTAWADLLRALAPDPPPPAWRRGSALAASGAVTGLKVLPGEATAHIRDHHGPTTTSLLWPPARQQDWQRAAEALAAQPVFRDALLAGLLPVETARVCELLGWPALPRRFDDIACVCSCPAWQDPCPHAAALLLALADQVERDPFTVAAWRGCTREDLLERVGRAARTHHPAPQAPADDPAAFWAAPALPDTPPLPAAPAHSWAPPPAAAGQDLAAALAPLYTRLAGPPPDPDHPDHAPPAD